The following coding sequences lie in one Populus trichocarpa isolate Nisqually-1 chromosome 14, P.trichocarpa_v4.1, whole genome shotgun sequence genomic window:
- the LOC7488865 gene encoding uncharacterized protein LOC7488865 — protein sequence MLSSFICGSFKNQLEVEEESWNSPSSTPERSSPSATPERSSPSATPRKSRKSSKTSKNSKNPYSSRGLDKFSALLAELEEKKQKIYSQMGPEDVPMVRFVYSSSNDCIPLIIKVKDQKQDKPRIGSANDIKENPNTRNNEGLDKLPIEAPVEEKQVEQPRLETAKKTENKSFTWNMKLHRWRRPYYYMPVALILILLLVVLFGRSVAILLTSLAWYIVPALSTKKPSQKKDYVRRLSEPAKMMINHGVSSPARKSTGSTADKWPRRHGQRKSF from the coding sequence ATGTTGAGCTCATTCATCTGTGGCAGTTTTAAGAATCAATTGGAGGTAGAAGAGGAATCATGGAACAGCCCTTCTTCAACACCAGAAAGATCAAGCCCTTCTGCAACACCAGAAAGATCAAGCCCTTCTGCAAcaccaagaaaatcaagaaagagtTCCAAGACTAGCAAGAATAGCAAGAACCCATATTCGTCCCGTGGCCTTGACAAGTTCTCTGCACTTCTAGcggaacttgaagagaaaaagcAGAAGATATATTCACAGATGGGGCCTGAAGATGTACCCATGGTTCGTTTCGTCTACTCAAGTTCAAATGATTGTATTCCTCTTATAATCAAGGTTAAAGATCAAAAGCAAGACAAACCCAGGATCGGTAGCGCTAATGATATCAAAGAAAACCCCAACACTCGCAACAATGAAGGCTTGGATAAGTTGCCAATAGAGGCACCAGTTGAAGAGAAACAAGTCGAGCAACCAAGATTGGAAACTGCTAAAAAGACTGAGAATAAATCTTTTACATGGAACATGAAGTTGCACCGATGGCGAAGACCTTATTATTATATGCCAGTTGCTCTCATCTTGATTTTGTTATTGGTGGTTCTGTTTGGGCGATCAGTTGCTATATTATTGACCTCTCTTGCCTGGTATATAGTCCCTGCATTGAGTACAAAAAAGCCATCACAGAAGAAAGATTATGTCAGAAGATTAAGTGAGCCGGCCAAGATGATGATTAATCATGGGGTATCTTCTCCAGCGAGAAAGAGTACTGGCTCTACGGCCGATAAATGGCCTCGACGACATGGGCAGCGAAAAAGCTTCTGA
- the LOC127904289 gene encoding uncharacterized protein LOC127904289 isoform X2, with protein MGLSCFACFDGGNKKQRREEERLASEEARAKAAEAAQKRQEQFEKSAAGRAARAQLQGMAKQSANSNKGEPVLKPRCTCSLIWNL; from the exons ATGGGGCTATCGTGCTTCGCCTGCTTCGACGGAGGAAACAAGAAACAGAGACGAGAAGAAGAGAGATTGGCCTCTGAAGAAGCTCGTGCTAAAGCAGCCGAAGCTGCCCAGAAACG GCAAGAGCAATTTGAAAAATCTGCAGCAGGAAGAGCTGCACGGGCGCAGCTACAGGGGATGGCAAAGCAATCTGCAAATTCTAACAAAGGCGAACCGGTTCTAAAG CCAAGATGCACTTGCTCTTTGATATGGAATCTTTAA
- the LOC127904289 gene encoding uncharacterized protein LOC127904289 isoform X1 — MGLSCFACFDGGNKKQRREEERLASEEARAKAAEAAQKRQEQFEKSAAGRAARAQLQGMAKQSANSNKGEPVLKVLCLKCFSFSWLVVINGSNAIAVKFQKPLTETLRNLMLPLLMPLFLNL; from the exons ATGGGGCTATCGTGCTTCGCCTGCTTCGACGGAGGAAACAAGAAACAGAGACGAGAAGAAGAGAGATTGGCCTCTGAAGAAGCTCGTGCTAAAGCAGCCGAAGCTGCCCAGAAACG GCAAGAGCAATTTGAAAAATCTGCAGCAGGAAGAGCTGCACGGGCGCAGCTACAGGGGATGGCAAAGCAATCTGCAAATTCTAACAAAGGCGAACCGGTTCTAAAGGTTTTATGtttgaaatgtttttcattttcttggttgGTTGTAATAAATGGCAGTAATGCTATAGCagttaaatttcaaaaaccccTAACAGAGACATTGAGGAATTTGATGCTTCCCCTTTTAATGCCATTGTTTCTTAATCTGTAG
- the LOC7488867 gene encoding protein NPGR1: protein MLCACSGEQFKLDEPPQSPESLATRDFSASGLSSRTTGDRESKLEDFQVDEAESTLKEALSLNYEEARALLGRLEYQRGNFDAALQVFQGIDISVLTPKMIKAIVERIQYRKPRSKGEIVPPSVMSMHSVSLLVEAILLKAKSLEELAQYREAAKECGIILDIVESALPNGIPEGIGEDCKLEEMFHKALELLPALWTKAGLLDQAIASYRRVLIRPWNLNPQKLAGVQKELASMLLYSAVEATLPPQLQLWGLASPQSNIEEAILLLLVLMSKVACGEIKRDEEIMDHLTYALSIVGQFELLAEHVEQALPGIYNRAERWYLLALCYSAAGQNEAALNLLKKVSGCSESKNKPHIPSFLLGAKLCSQDSKHAHEGINFARKVLDLADHQNQHFIGQAHMLLGVCHGNAARISLSDSERVLLHKESLNSLNNAALNRKEDPEVMYNLGLENMLQRNLGAAFENAIVCTEMMAGNSVKGWKLLALVVSAEQRFRDAQTVVEIALDEAGRIDQFELLRLKAILQIAQEQPKQAIETYRILLSLIQAQRDSQAKNPEQAHIFNSEVLAERNLELAAWQDLADIYTKIGSWSDAKICVDKAKLMELHSPRSWHVTGMLFEAQSLHKEALVSFSVALSVEPDYIPSIVATAEVLMKPGTQSFSIARSFLMHALRLDPTNHEAWLNLGLISKMEGSLKQAAEFFQAAHELKLSAPIQSFL from the exons ATGTTGTGTGCTTGCTCAGGAGAGCAATTCAAACTTGATGAACCACCGCAGTCACCGGAGTCGCTGGCAACAAGGGATTTCTCGGCGAGTGGGCTTTCGTCGAGGACAACCGGAGACCGGGAGTCTAAACTTGAGGATTTCCAAGTGGATGAAGCTGAATCTACTCTCAAAGAGGCTCTCTCATTGAATTATGAG GAAGCAAGGGCATTGTTAGGGAGACTTGAATATCAGAGAGGGAACTTTGATGCAGCCCTTCAGGTATTCCAGGGTATTGACATCAGTGTTTTGACCCCCAAAATGATTAAGGCAATTGTTGAAAGAATTCAGTATAGAAAGCCGCGTTCCAAAGGTGAAATTGTGCCTCCAAGTGTGATGTCTATGCATTCAGTGAGTCTTCTTGTTGAAGCAATCTTGCTAAAAGCTAAATCACTCGAGGAACTTGCGCAGTATagag AGGCTGCAAAGGAATGCGGAATTATTTTGGACATAGTTGAATCAGCACTGCCCAATGGCATTCCTGAAGGCATTGGTGAAGACTGCAAGCTGGAGGAGATGTTTCACAAAGCATTAGAGTTGCTACCTGCTCTGTGGACAAAGGCGGGCTTGCTCGACCAAGCTATTGCTTCATATCGTAGGGTTCTCATCAGGCCATGGAATTTGAACCCACAGAAGTTGGCTGGAGTGCAGAAGGAATTAGCTTCTATGTTACTTTATAGTGCTGTTGAAGCAACACTTCCCCCTCAGTTACAGCTATGGGGTCTTGCTAGCCCCCAGAGTAACATAGAGGAAGCAATTCTCTTGTTATTAGTACTCATGAGTAAGGTGGCTTGTGGGGAAATAAAGCGGGATGAAGAAATCATGGACCATCTGACTTATGCACTCTCAATTGTGGGGCAATTTGAGTTATTAGCTGAACATGTGGAGCAGGCCCTTCCAGGTATCTATAACCGAGCTGAGAGATGGTACCTTCTTGCTCTTTGTTACAGTGCTGCAGGTCAGAACGAAGCAGCTCTGAACCTGCTAAAGAAAGTTTCTGGTTGTTCAGAATCAAAGAACAAACCACATATCCCTTCCTTTTTGTTGGGAGCGAAGTTGTGTTCCCAAGACTCAAAGCATGCCCATGAAGGCATAAATTTTGCGCGTAAGGTTCTTGACTTGGCTGATCATcaaaatcaacatttcattgGTCAGGCACACATGCTCCTTGGTGTTTGCCATGGGAATGCTGCAAGAATTTCCTTGTCTGATTCTGAAAGAGTTCTTTTACATAAAGAGTCTTTGAACTCTCTAAATAATGCAGCATTAAATAGGAAGGAGGATCCAGAAGTGATGTACAACCTTGGGCTGGAAAACATGCTGCAGAGGAACCTGGGTGCTGCCTTTGAAAATGCAATTGTGTGCACTGAAATGATGGCTGGAAACTCAGTAAAAGGTTGGAAGTTACTGGCCCTTGTAGTTTCCGCGGAGCAACGGTTCAGAGATGCTCAAACAGTTGTGGAGATTGCTTTGGATGAGGCTGGGAGGATAGATCAATTTGAACTTCTGAGGTTGAAGGCTATACTACAAATTGCTCAGGAACAGCCCAAGCAAGCAATAGAAACATATAGAATATTGCTGTCTCTTATTCAAGCACAGCGGGATAGCCAAGCCAAGAACCCTGAACAAGCGCATATCTTTAATTCTGAG GTACTTGCAGAAAGAAACTTGGAACTGGCAGCATGGCAAGATTTGGCAGACATTTACACAAAAATTGGCTCATGGAGTGATGCCAAAATTTGTGTGGACAAAGCCAAGTTAATGGAGCTTCACTCTCCTAGAAGTTGGCACGTGACAG GAATGTTATTTGAAGCTCAATCACTGCACAAAGAAGCCCTTGTTTCCTTCTCGGTTGCATTGTCGGTGGAACCGGATTATATACCAAGCATTGTTGCAACAGCAGAAGTCTTGATGAAGCCTGGTACTCAGTCATTTTCCATTGCCAGAAGCTTTTTAATGCATGCGTTGAGATTGGACCCCACAAATCACGAAGCATGGTTAAATCTtgggttgatttcaaaaatggAAGGCTCTTTAAAACAAGCGGCAGAATTTTTTCAAGCTGCACATGAACTCAAGCTGTCAGCTCCCATTCAAAGCTTTCTGTGA
- the LOC7497327 gene encoding WD repeat-containing protein ATCSA-1 isoform X2, translated as MWREIRDREAGKTRPNSFKNRVSSSRISNLQLSNYKDVVSPHRGSINSLQVDLTEGRYLLSGASDASASVFDIQHATDFEGGGEGALIAKHKSLITIDKQHQNGHKFAISSAIWYPIDTGLFVTGSYDHYIKVWDTNSTQMVINFKLPGKVYRTAMSPLATSHMLIAAGTEDVQVRLCDIASGAFAHTLSGHRVEWSTSSEWVLVTGGCDGAIRFWDIRRAGCFLVLDQSQSQLGRRPPVLARSAVSKVSTSKALSKGQNLLGKPRMPQKKSGGGNGIKHSPLGQVPAKGYLKQRLHPGMLSSQDRATAHYGAVTGLKITEDGMYLLSAGSDSRIRLWDVESGRNTLVNFETARLQTSKPIQLATAQDSNLVFVPCMTSVKAFDVWSGKTYVTFRGHYEHVNCCWFSSQDQELYTGGNDRQILVWSPARLIPNEDASPAEDQDNWSD; from the exons ATGTGGAGGGAAATCAGAGACAGAGAAGCGGGCAAAACCCGCCCCAATTCATTCAAGAACCGGGTCAGTTCCTCCAGGATCTCTAATCTTCAACTCTCCAATTACAAAGACGTTGTCTCCCCTCACAGAGGTTCCATCAACTCTCTTCAG GTTGATTTGACAGAGGGGAGATACTTATTATCCGGGGCATCAGATGCATCAGCTTCTGTTTTTGATATTCAACATGCCACGGATTTTGAAGGGGGAGGAGAAGGAGCTCTGATTGCCAAGCACAAGTCTTTAATTACTATTGACAAGCAACATCAAAATGGTCATAAATTTGCCATATCTTCTGCTATTTGGTATCCAATTGACACGGGCCTATTTGTTACTGGTTCTTATGATCATTATATTAAAGTTTGGGATACAAATTCCACCCAG ATGGTTATCAATTTCAAATTGCCTGGAAAGGTGTATAGAACTGCAATGTCTCCGTTGGCAACTTCTCATATGTTAATAGCCGCTGGAACTGAAGATGTTCAAGTTCGACTCTGTGATATTGCTTCGGGGGCATTTGCGCATACGCTATCTGGTCATCGTG TGGAATGGTCTACTTCAAGTGAATGGGTTCTGGTTACTGGGGGATGTGACGGTGCCATACGGTTTTGGGATATCAGGCGTGCTGgatgttttcttgttttggatCAGTCCCAGTCTCAGCTTGGCAGACGGCCACCTGTGCTTGCACGATCTGCCGTGAGTAAG GTTTCAACTTCAAAGGCACTATCTAAAGGCCAAAATCTCCTTGGAAAACCAAGGATGCCTCAAAAGAAATCTGGTGGTGGGAATGGAATAAAGCATTCACCTCTTGGTCAAGTTCCAGCCAAGGGATATCTAAAGCAACGATTACATCCAGGGATGTTGTCAAGTCAGGATCGTGCCACTGCACATTATGGTGCTGTTACTGGTTTAAAAATAACTGAAGATGGCATGTATCTTCTAAGTGCAG GATCAGATTCAAGAATAAGGTTGTGGGATGTCGAATCAGGCCGCAATACCCTTGTGAACTTTGAAACTGCACGCTTACAAACTAGCAAGCCAATTCAGTTGGCCACAGCTCAGGATTCAAATCTCGTTTTTGTTCCATGCATGACCTCTGTGAAA gCATTTGATGTTTGGTCGGGTAAGACGTATGTGACATTTCGTGGCCATTACGAGCATGTGAACTGTTGCTGGTTTAGTTCTCAAGATCAG GAACTGTACACAGGTGGCAATGATAGACAAATTCTAGTTTGGTCCCCGGCCAGATTGATTCCCAACGAG GATGCAAGTCCAGCTGAGGATCAAGATAACTGGAGCGATTGA
- the LOC7497327 gene encoding WD repeat-containing protein ATCSA-1 isoform X1, with translation MWREIRDREAGKTRPNSFKNRVSSSRISNLQLSNYKDVVSPHRGSINSLQVDLTEGRYLLSGASDASASVFDIQHATDFEGGGEGALIAKHKSLITIDKQHQNGHKFAISSAIWYPIDTGLFVTGSYDHYIKVWDTNSTQMVINFKLPGKVYRTAMSPLATSHMLIAAGTEDVQVRLCDIASGAFAHTLSGHRDGVMTVEWSTSSEWVLVTGGCDGAIRFWDIRRAGCFLVLDQSQSQLGRRPPVLARSAVSKVSTSKALSKGQNLLGKPRMPQKKSGGGNGIKHSPLGQVPAKGYLKQRLHPGMLSSQDRATAHYGAVTGLKITEDGMYLLSAGSDSRIRLWDVESGRNTLVNFETARLQTSKPIQLATAQDSNLVFVPCMTSVKAFDVWSGKTYVTFRGHYEHVNCCWFSSQDQELYTGGNDRQILVWSPARLIPNEDASPAEDQDNWSD, from the exons ATGTGGAGGGAAATCAGAGACAGAGAAGCGGGCAAAACCCGCCCCAATTCATTCAAGAACCGGGTCAGTTCCTCCAGGATCTCTAATCTTCAACTCTCCAATTACAAAGACGTTGTCTCCCCTCACAGAGGTTCCATCAACTCTCTTCAG GTTGATTTGACAGAGGGGAGATACTTATTATCCGGGGCATCAGATGCATCAGCTTCTGTTTTTGATATTCAACATGCCACGGATTTTGAAGGGGGAGGAGAAGGAGCTCTGATTGCCAAGCACAAGTCTTTAATTACTATTGACAAGCAACATCAAAATGGTCATAAATTTGCCATATCTTCTGCTATTTGGTATCCAATTGACACGGGCCTATTTGTTACTGGTTCTTATGATCATTATATTAAAGTTTGGGATACAAATTCCACCCAG ATGGTTATCAATTTCAAATTGCCTGGAAAGGTGTATAGAACTGCAATGTCTCCGTTGGCAACTTCTCATATGTTAATAGCCGCTGGAACTGAAGATGTTCAAGTTCGACTCTGTGATATTGCTTCGGGGGCATTTGCGCATACGCTATCTGGTCATCGTG ATGGTGTTATGACAGTGGAATGGTCTACTTCAAGTGAATGGGTTCTGGTTACTGGGGGATGTGACGGTGCCATACGGTTTTGGGATATCAGGCGTGCTGgatgttttcttgttttggatCAGTCCCAGTCTCAGCTTGGCAGACGGCCACCTGTGCTTGCACGATCTGCCGTGAGTAAG GTTTCAACTTCAAAGGCACTATCTAAAGGCCAAAATCTCCTTGGAAAACCAAGGATGCCTCAAAAGAAATCTGGTGGTGGGAATGGAATAAAGCATTCACCTCTTGGTCAAGTTCCAGCCAAGGGATATCTAAAGCAACGATTACATCCAGGGATGTTGTCAAGTCAGGATCGTGCCACTGCACATTATGGTGCTGTTACTGGTTTAAAAATAACTGAAGATGGCATGTATCTTCTAAGTGCAG GATCAGATTCAAGAATAAGGTTGTGGGATGTCGAATCAGGCCGCAATACCCTTGTGAACTTTGAAACTGCACGCTTACAAACTAGCAAGCCAATTCAGTTGGCCACAGCTCAGGATTCAAATCTCGTTTTTGTTCCATGCATGACCTCTGTGAAA gCATTTGATGTTTGGTCGGGTAAGACGTATGTGACATTTCGTGGCCATTACGAGCATGTGAACTGTTGCTGGTTTAGTTCTCAAGATCAG GAACTGTACACAGGTGGCAATGATAGACAAATTCTAGTTTGGTCCCCGGCCAGATTGATTCCCAACGAG GATGCAAGTCCAGCTGAGGATCAAGATAACTGGAGCGATTGA
- the LOC7488868 gene encoding F-box/kelch-repeat protein At5g43190, whose amino-acid sequence MMPKSLQSPSRLPEMDPAIWSRLPEELLEHVLSFLPLKMFLNLRSTSKHFKSLLFSPSFMSKHTASGSPFSSFLLLSHPQFFQQFPLYDSIVGSWRNLALSLSLLLPGTGSNASPSCTLLSSSNGLICFSLPSSCSLLVCNFMAKSSRIVEFPSHPFTFESFVFVSMSFGYKIFVLCSKFSSNSVFVYDSKVHSWQKFDRFEPILGDNYRQEGVFFNGSLYFTTSEPFSIVCFDLESGRWGRLDNELPGDVTFVRLVSDGEKKLYLIGGVGRNGISRSMKLWELDGERNWIEVESLPEMMCKKFLSVCYHNYERVYCFLHEGMICICCYTWPEILYYKVSRRTWHWLPKCPSLPEKWSCGFRWFSFVPELYALV is encoded by the coding sequence ATGATGCCAAAGAGTCTACAGTCTCCATCAAGATTACCAGAGATGGATCCAGCAATCTGGAGCCGTCTACCGGAGGAGCTACTGGAGCATGTTCTATCTTTCTTACCTTTAAAAATGTTCTTGAATTTGAGATCAACTAGTAAGCATTTCAAGTCTCTTCTGTTTTCTCCCTCTTTCATGTCCAAACACACAGCTTCTGGCtctcctttctcttcttttctcttgctTTCTCACCCTCAGTTTTTCCAGCAATTCCCTCTGTATGATTCTATTGTTGGCTCCTGGCGCAACTTAGCTTTATCACTCTCTCTTTTGTTACCTGGTACTGGTTCTAATGCTTCACCATCTTGTACACTTCTTTCATCATCTAACGGGCTCATTTGTTTCTCTCTTCCTAGTTCATGTTCATTACTTGTGTGCAACTTCATGGCTAAATCTTCAAGGATTGTGGAATTCCCAAGTCATCCTTTTACTTTTGAGTCATTTGTTTTCGTGTCCATGTCATTTGGGTACAAGATTTTTGTGCTATGTTCGAAGTTCTCTTCAAattctgtttttgtttatgattcAAAAGTCCACTCTTGGCAAAAGTTCGATCGCTTTGAGCCAATTTTAGGTGACAATTATCGTCAAGAAGGCGTGTTCTTTAATGGGTCGTTGTATTTTACCACCTCAGAGCCATTTTCTATAGTGTGCTTTGATTTGGAGAGTGGAAGGTGGGGGCGATTAGACAATGAATTGCCAGGGGACGTTACATTTGTTAGGTTGGTGAGTGATGGTGAGAAGAAGCTCTATTTGATTGGTGGAGTTGGGAGAAATGGGATTTCAAGAAGCATGAAATTGTGGGAATTGGATGGTGAAAGGAATTGGATCGAAGTAGAAAGTTTGCCTGAAATGATGTGTAAGAAGTTTTTATCAGTTTGTTACCACAACTACGAGCGTGTTTACTGCTTTTTGCATGAGGGGATGATCTGTATTTGCTGCTATACATGGCCAGAGATATTGTATTACAAGGTGTCAAGGAGGACTTGGCATTGGCTCCCTAAATGTCCTTCATTGCCTGAGAAGTGGAGCTGTGGCTTCAGGTGGTTTTCTTTTGTTCCAGAGCTGTATGCTCTAGTTTGA
- the LOC7488869 gene encoding mitochondrial outer membrane protein porin 2: MSKGPGLFSDFGKKAKDLLNKDYSPDQKITIYSSSFSGVALTSNVANKGGLSSGDVGACYKYENAEFDVKLETESNIVTTLSVTDFLPSTKAIASIKLPDYNSGKFEVQYLHQHASFTGALGLNKSPAVDFSAAIGTPSIAFGAEATYITASGEFAKYNTGVSLTKPDSNASVILADKGDSIRFSYLRNLNQLNGGAVVGEMSRRFSTNENTLTVGCSYVVDPQTLLKAKLNNHGNLGALVQHELMPKSFLTISGAFDTKALQNTPKFGLALSLKP, translated from the exons ATGAGCAAGGGACCTGGACTTTTCTCTGATTTCGGCAAGAAAGCCAAAG ATTTGCTCAACAAGGACTACAGCCCCGACCAGAAGATAACAATCTATTCTTCTAGTTTCTCTGGGGTG GCTCTTACTTCAAATGTGGCCAATAAAGGAGGCCTGTCTTCTGGAGACGTGGGAGCATGTTACAAATACGAGAATGCTGAATTTGATGTTAAACTGGAAACAGAATCAAAT ATTGTAACAACTCTCAGTGTCACAGATTTTCTGCCATCCACAAAAGCTATTGCTTCAATTAAACTGCCTGATTACAATTCTGGCAAG TTTGAGGTGCAATATCTACATCAACATGCTAGTTTCACTGGAGCTTTGGGTCTGAACAAGTCCCCCGCTGTTGATTTTTCAGCAGCCATTGGTACTCCTAGCATTGCTTTTGGTGCAGAGGCAACCTATATAACAGCTTCTGGTGAATTTGCAAAGTACAACACCGGTGTGAGCTTGACAAAGCCAGATTCCAATGCTTCAGTGATTCT GGCTGACAAAGGAGACTCAATAAGGTTTTCCTATTTACGTAACCTAAATCAGCTGAATGGAGGAGCTGTGGTGGGAGAGATGAGTCGTAGGTTCTCTACTAATGAGAACACATTAACTGTCGGATGTTCATATGTAGTTGATCCACAGACACTGCTGAAGGCAAAGCTCAACAACCATGGCAATCTGGGGGCTCTTGTACAACATGAGCTCATGCCCAAGTCCTTCCTGACAATTTCTGGTGCCTTTGATACCAAAGCCTTGCAGAATACTCCCAAGTTTGGGTTGGCACTGTCTCTTAAGCCTTGA